GTTGGTTCTCCAGGTGTCTTTATTAGTTCACTGcactttattttataacttATAACTGTGAAGTGTTGTTGATGGATTACAATGATTATtctgtctgtgtagattctcagttgtccagggaaagttatctagaggttgagtcaacggcaactggactttcagttctttaaagaTGAAACGTTTCGTCACCCAATGATCATTTCTCTACCTTCCAGTTGCTGTTGGACATGGATGAGTTTGTTCGTAACAAGTTAACTGAATGGGGCCTCAGCCAGTGGATAGAAAAATTTAAAGGTAAATTATCATCATTCTTCACTGTTGGTATAAATGATCACCAATATTGCTCTAAACGTTACTGAAACCCCTAAACAAGACTAACATTTGCAGTTCTAACCTATTCTTTGCAATTCACAGACTTAAGAGAGAGAGGAGTTGAAGAATCCTgacattagtgtgtgttttcacagtatAGAAAAGCCCTTGCAGTAAGATGTGTGTGCATTGCATCCAGCTATTCCTGCTTCCTTTCAGCTTCTCACCGGCTGAATAAACCTGATCCAGGTATTCAGTAGTGGGTAGGGAAGGGTTAATAAAGAACAAGTATGGCAGAGCTCTATAAGACCAGGTTGCTGCGCTGTGGACACACAATTAGAAGGAacatattaatttaatattataatattaattcATAGTCACATCTATTCTGTGGCTTCTATGGCTATTAAAATATAATCTCAGTATAGGTGGAATTGAAATtatgacagaaaacactgttgaCATACAATAAATATGCACTTAAATTCATAAAATTGCTTTATTACTGTAGGACTGTGAACCTGTAATGCTCTGAAAATACTTATGTCCCATATGAATAGATAGGGTATCATTGAATTTAACACTATATTGAATGAGTAAGTTTGAACTGAATATGTTTTAATTACAGATCAACAAATTGACAAGAAAAGACTTTACTGTCTGACTCACTGTCTTTCTGATGAGATCTCAAAGAACTGATCCCATTAGTGGGACCACGGGCAGAATTCAGggaaaaaactgaaacttttaAGGTAATGTTCTGCTCTATAAGGATGCTCTTACAGGTTCAGGATCATGAATatgttaaaatgacatttttatgctCACATAAGTTAAATTAAGTTTCATCTGTATGTGGTATTAGGAGTAacattcaataataataaatataataatatttttagtcTTTGCTCAAACTTTTAGAAAACCTTACACATAATAAAATTTTATCTGTGTCAGCAGGAGCAGGAAGAAGCAGAGAATTCTGCTCAGGTAAGGGTAATAGTGGGTTTCACAGACATGTAGTTtctttatgtatatatatattgtggACATACAGTATAAGTGGACTCCACTTCTCAGGCGTTGCCTTGCTCATCTATGATTGGAGGggaacatactgtaaatattaattttgcAGTATAAATTGTAAACTGTGTGTTCCAGCCATAGAGCTGTGTTACAAGTTTCATGATCAGAAACTGTTTTAAGAGTCCAATATTTATGTTCATCCTCAGGTTTTACCATCTACCAGTGCAATAAGTGCTAAGGGTGAGATACACAGTAACTTGTATTACATGTAGTGTTCATTGATGTTTTTAAGAGTAATTTTTGCTTTGGGAAAACAATTATATTTCGTGTACTGAGTTGTAAGATTGAGAGACATGCAGCTAATTTccttttgatttaatttttgatGTATAAAATAATAAGGAAAGAGAAAGGTGGATCATCAGGATGTGTCCAGCAAATGTCAGTCACCACCAAGTAAACGACAACAATTAAGCCCAggtatttatatttctttctaaACAATTGCGAACTACAACCAAACATATGTCCAAAACttctttctaaataaaaattgtattgtattttatttgtctaCCGAAAATACTCCAATTAACTGTCTGGTCTTTAAAAGTTCAGTCAAAATTAGACAtgtcatactgtatgttatatGTCATAATAGTATAGTGGGAATCCATAGCAGCAATATGAATGTCTAAATTGGCTTAATATACATTGGTTCATGATTCCTGCTGAGTAATTTTCCTCTGACAGAAAACACCATTCTATCTGATGTGAAAAAGATCATGGAGAAAGTCAGTCAGAGGCTGCCTAAAGAAAAGGCCACAAAGCTCAATGAATTCCTGAAGTAAGTGTTAAATTTTCCATATTCCTTATTCTTTGTTGTACTTGTCTGATACTGCTCCTGACCAGGGGCTGGTTTCAACAAGAGACCTTAGACTGGCTGTGCTAAGTCAGTCTTAACTTGTTCTTAGAGTAGTCCAATAGAAGTTAGACCATTTCACCAAAACGGTATATACTTACTtatttgatgatgatgattttctGTGCCTTGATTTACTGCTTCTGTGATATACTTCTGATCTTGAATTCATAGCAAATTGGttattttttactgcactaTATTTGGGTTTCTGATCTTCTATTTATCTTCATGGTAGACTTGTAATGAAGATCCAGATTcagcatttaaaacaaaattttgaaaacaaataaagcaaaaactgtAATATCATCTTTACAAATCATCAACTTTTATATGTAAATTTGGCTGGGCTGACAAGGATATATTCTGTACCTATACAGCTATCCAATTATATATCACCCTATCTCATATTTAAATtctgctaataataataattaatgaataagTTAATGAAACTTGGAAATATGATAGTCTGAGTCAAGATTCAAGTGTTTTTCAAGTGAgtcaagtgtttttcttcttagGGCATGaaaaaaattcatttaaattttttttcaaaaatctgattttttcaGAAAGTTACAGATATGTCGAATCTAGTGGACTACATGCGCCTGAGCAATCAAGATAAAATAGTTTGAACTTAttgtaaaaattaattaaattgtgtttttatggcaAGTCCGTGaacaattatttctttttctgattcaaagaaacatttcaatatATTTCCATGAATTTTAACATTCGATTGCCTATTGTTTTTCATGGTATtacaaggcaaatttatttgaaTAGCACCATTTatacactatgcaattcaaagtgctttacaaggcatataattacattaaaagcatggaaaagagtatttaaaaacaaagacatttaaaataaaataaatttaaatcaaataaagtaaattaaaataaaatgtaaaagcacattaagaaaacaaggatgaacaattatttgaaggcagcagtttTCAAACTGAACCACAATTTAAAAGTGAACTGATTAAATCTAtagatttgtatttgtattttcagtttctcagcACTGCAGTTTTAGGTCCTGCTGTTACCAGCTTtgtgacacatacagtaggCCCATACCTGGTGTTTCAATATTTCGTTCATCTTGCTTTATGAGTGTTCTCTGTATATCAGTCATTAGAGATATTGctcatataaaatattcattagttGCTTTAAATTATACTTGTGAGCACCTGTTCATAGAAAGACATTTTCTTGATTTTGACACTTTCtttaacatttgtatattttccAAATGAATCATTTAACCCACATTTAAACTCTTTGTACAACAGGATTAAAATCAGGGAGTTGGAGACAGACAAGAGGGAGCTGGTTGGTGTCTTTGGTAAAACTGGGGCTGGAAAGAGCTCTCTGATAAATGCCATCATTGGAGAGAAGAAGCTTTTGCCCTCTGGAAGTGCCAGTGCATGTACCTCAGTCATGATTAAAGTAGAGGCTAATGTGCGCAGCTCAAAGTATGAGGCAGAGATTGAGTTCATGACAAGAGAGGTAAAATGAGCTAAATATGTTTATGATGACTTGATGCTGGTTGAAAAGTTATGATGTAGCTGCAGAAATACAGTTGCCGGTGTACTCTACATCTTACTGAGTTaaacttttctcctttttgattCTCAGGAGTGGAAAGATGAGTTGTGGTCCATGAGTCAATATATTGGGGATAATACAGATCAGGAAAGGGACAAAGATGATGATTATCATGACATTGTGGAAAAGCTGTCAGCTTTGTATGGAGAAGAGTGggaaaacaaatccacagaaaaCTTGATGGACAAGAAATATTTCAGAGAAATTCCAGAGTTTCACATTTCCAATAAGAAGATTTTGACATGTGAAACAGTAAGTAACTTTTTTAAAAGCTTACATGTCGTTTATATTATTACCTAAGCATTACCTATGTCTGGAATATATGCTATTAATTTTCAGTTATTGAGGTTTTTAACTGAGCCATTCCTGTTTGGTTAGTTACAACAGTTCATTTATACAAACTGACAATCACTTTGAATTCTcctataataaaatgttttccaacCCCTTAATTATACTTTATTATTCATTGCAGGCTGAAGAGCTATCTACAGAATTTATCAAATACACAAGAGGTAACTCCAAAGACggagcagacaaaaacattaagagGTGGTATTGGCCACTAGTGAAGTGTGTGACTGTCAGGGTGCCTCAGAATGATCTTCTCCAGCATGTCACACTTGTGGACCTTCCTGGAAATGGGGACCGTAACAAGAGTAGAGACAGGATGTGGAAAGAGGTAATTCATTCACATGCATGgctctgtttgttgtgtattaTAGTTGTATTGTTATCTGGAAACTAACACAATGTTATTACAAACCACTGATAATTATTAACCCATTAGTAACTTGCTGATATGTTCACTCAGCTTGTTGGAAGTTGCTCTACAGTGTGGATTGTGACAGAAATGAATCGCGCAACATCAGAGAAAGAAGCCTGGGACATCCTGGAAAATGCCAGCAGCCTCATGGGAAATGGTGGCGAGTGTCAGCACATTCACTTTATCTGCACCAAGACTGATGTTATTGACAATTTAGATGATCAGTAAGTATTTGAAGATGTCAAATGTACATAGTAAAGATCTAGATAAGACACTGACACAACCCACCTACAATTCATTAAAACTGCAGAAGTCGCCTGCAAATTATCCAATTTCTAGACAACACTGACCACAACTCTTCCTATAATTTCATGGAAAATGTCATATGCAGATGTAAATTCATAGGGAAGTGTGGTAGAGTGTAATTTTGTGCCTGCATTTAAAACAGCACCAGTTCCAGCACTAAGTACGAGTACATTTGTACAGTTTAATCAAGATAATTGACAGCTAGTTATTTTCTAACACAGAGACTCTTCTGAAATTGTTGTGTGCATTTAGGCTGTTTCATTGTCTTCTGGCTCTTTATGTAGCTTATCCCAGGCTGACACCatgatcatgtttttgttgGGGCCATTCCATCCACTGCACCCAGGCTTTGACTTTCACTTTGTAAAATTAGATATGTCTTCCCTGGCTGGCACTGTGTGATGGAAACATGTAAATAACTAAAGTACACAGTGCTATAATGAAACATGTTGTACTTTTCAGTATGGGTTTCATAAAAGGTTTTTTGGCTTTTATCATGAGAAGAATGTGCAAAAAATGTTGGAatgaatttcattttcagagCTACATGTGTGAGCTGCCACTTGACACAAATCTTTTCTTGTAGATCAGCAGCTGAAGTTCGCGCTCGCATACTTGACAGAAACATAGGACTCAAGGAAGAAATGATCAAAGAATTCAACAAACTGAACAAGGTTAAGGTGCGTTATCAGGAATAACAGAAACTATAACACAAAGACTTTGTGTAACTGTAAGTCTTACCTTAACACTGACTCTTTTTTGTCCAGAAACAATTCAGTGATGGATGTTTCAAAGTGTTCACAGTGAGCTCCTAtgagtttctgaaaaaaaatgtctagAGAAAGATGACACTGGTAGGTGAAGTCTCCATAACAGAAACTATATACCTGAAATACATAATTAGTTTTAACAACAGTTTAACAATAATGA
This genomic window from Mastacembelus armatus chromosome 8, fMasArm1.2, whole genome shotgun sequence contains:
- the LOC113141535 gene encoding LOW QUALITY PROTEIN: nuclear GTPase SLIP-GC-like (The sequence of the model RefSeq protein was modified relative to this genomic sequence to represent the inferred CDS: inserted 1 base in 1 codon), translated to MEKVSQRLPKEKATKLNEFLKIKIRELETDKRELVGVFGKTGAGKSSLINAIIGEKKLLPSGSASACTSVMIKVEANVRSSKYEAEIEFMTREEWKDELWSMSQYIGDNTDQERDKDDDYHDIVEKLSALYGEEWENKSTENLMDKKYFREIPEFHISNKKILTCETAEELSTEFIKYTRGNSKDGADKNIKRWYWPLVKCVTVRVPQNDLLQHVTLVDLPGNGDRNKSRDRMWKELVGSCSTVWIVTEMNRATSEKEAWDILENASSLMGNGGECQHIHFICTKTDVIDNLDDQSAAEVRARILDRNIGLKEEMIKEFNKLNKVKKQFSDGCFKVFTVSSYEFLKXKCLEKDDTEIPKLQDFLQNLNDCHSETINYVSGAHGILSLMQGTKSQLVADKKAAVCRQLEGKIRNELDEVRKSMEEANMTFEKCLTEGVEKSKRSCEGNLRSIIYPRKSGSSFHKTLKCIVENNGIYKPKKGKPINLNMKLSSHLTDSIDEEFRKTFPNEGKSGPYHGVINKFSLGTEELIQQNKDVELQLMFLKTEEEKLQTKLNRTIRKRKKTIYNSLTDTIEESMEKCYEKAAAFRGEGTLGNMRETLESHVRDKKHWMFESAKDVMLDKLNMLKEEILQRLKKTLMESMELSLRTDDYSIPDVSRELEMVKTHYHELINSQDQ